A region of the Cytobacillus luteolus genome:
TTCACCAGAGGAAATCCGCCCTTGGCATTATGTGGATCCGTTTTTCCAAGAGGCACCACCAACTGATTCAGCTAATCTAGATCCTTTTTATAAGGGTAAGGATATTGTCCAAATCACAACGGATACGTTTCACTCAATGGGAATCGAAATTGATGATCTATATGCAAAAAGCGATTTGTTTCCTAGAGAAAAGAAAAATCCAACAGCCTTTTGTACGGATATAGACCGCGAAGGTGATGTTCGTGTTCTTTGTAACTTAACGGAAGATGCATATTGGATGGAAACGAACCTACATGAGTTTGGCCATGCGGCTTATTTCAAATATGTAGACTCTAACCTTCCATTTGATTTACGTACAGTAAGTCATACTTTAACAACCGAATCAATCGCGATGTTATTCGGAAAAATGGGCAAAGACCCACGTTGGCTAAAGCGCTTCTTACAAGTTGATGAAGCAACAGTAGATGAGCTTGCTCCAGAATTACAAAAGTACCAACAGTTACAAATGCTTATTGCAGGAAGATGGATTATTACTTTTGTATTTTTTGAAAAAGAACTGTACGAAAATCCGGATCAAGATTTAAACGCTTTATGGTGGAAAATCGTAAATGAAGTTCAGCTAGTGACTCCTCCTGATTCGACAGATAATCCTGATTGGGCTGCAAAAATTCATTTTACACTCGCACCTGTTTACTATCAGAATTATCTACTTGGAGAACTAATGGCAGCACAGCTTCTTCGTCATATTGAAACAAAGATTTCACCTGACTTTTTCACAAAAGAAACAGGAGAAATGCTCATCAATGAATTCTTCAAACCAGCTGCCCTATATGACTGGAATGAAAAAATTAGCCGTGTATCAGGTGAAAAATTAAACCCTACTCACTTTGTTGATGTGTATTGCAAAACTCAGGTGAAAAGTTAAGTAGTTAAAAATAGGATAGCCTGGACTCTATGGTCTAAGCTATCCTTTTTCTATTATTTTGACGATTGAATTGTAATAGACTTTCACGGTGATGATTCTAAAGAATGACTGGTGGTACCACTTCAATCCTAAAGATTAACGGGTAACTCTTGTATTACTTAGTAGGCCATTACTGTGCAACAATCGGGCCATATTGTGGAAGATCAATCCCGAAGAAATTTGGATACTTATGTTAAACAATAGAATAGATTATGGAGGAAAAATCAAAAAGTAAAATCGCAACAAATATTTTTTAGAGGAGCTAATTTATATTGGCTCCTCTTTTTTTTAGCGATCTTTGTAATAGATATTTCTTTTAAGAAGGAAAAATAATTCTCATACCAATTTCATTTTTAAAGGTTTTTATCAGTTATTTGAACATTATAAAATTATGCAGGATTAAATCTTTTTTTATTTAATTTCGTCTTAATTGGTGAGGTGATGAAAGTGCCTGATGACCAAGAGTTAATAGAAGAAATATTAGGCGGTAGTCAAGCTGCGATGGAGGTGTTAACGAGAAAGTATTACAAATCCATCTATGCTTTTATCTACCGTAAAGTGGGCGACAAGGAAACAGCATATGACTTAACTCAAGAAGTATTTATAAAAGTCATACAAAGAATACAATCATATTCGCATAAAGGAACATTCAAAAGCTGGCTATTCTCAATTGCCATTAATCATTGCAGGGATTACTGGGGAAGTGCGTATTACAGGCATACCTCTTTGAAAACAGAGTTACCTGAGACATTAGAAAGTGACGAGAAAAGTATTCCTTATATTTTTGAACGGAAAGTGATGAGAGAACAAGTGAGATTAGCTCTAGCTAGCCTACCTGATTATCAGAAGGAGGCTCTAATTCTGAAATATTTTCACCACATGAAAATAAAAGAAATTTCTAAAGTGACAAACACTAGTGTTCCTACAGTTAAATCTAGACTGAATCAAGGGCTGAATAAATTAGCCAAACTTTTGAAAAGAGGTGAGGTAGATGAGCAAGAAAAAAATGGACAAAACTGAATTTGAATATGATATGGATTATGATCCGGAACTGGACGAACTCGAACGAGAAATAGGGCTTTTGTTAGATGAATACGATGTGGAGTATCCTAGTGAGTCAGAAATGATGCTGACCATTGATGCTATTAGACCTTATGTTCCTGTTAAAGAAAGCAAATGGAAAAATCGTTTTGAGGGCATGTCTGCTATTATGAAGCAATCCATAATTGAGTTCTTTTATATGAGCCCTATATTTTGGTTTTCAAATAGTTTATTTCTCCTTATAGGTCTTTCTGCTGTTCTTTTATCTGAAATAAATCCCTATGTGATTTTATTGTTACTTGGACCAATTCCTACAATCACTGGTTTGTTGGAAGTGATAATGAGAATGAATGCTGGAATGGCTGAGCTCGAGGTGACTTTTAAATATAGTTTACAGCAAATAGTCCTATCCAAGATGTTGGTAGTAGGTGGATTCAACCTACTAATTAATTTATTTTTCACATGCATTTCCTTCCTCTATCACGATCTTTTGATTTGGAAACTAATGCTTTACTGGGTTACTCCTTTCACAGTGATAACAGCAATCTCTTTTGTCATCGTAAGCAGATATAGAAAGGTTTATGCGGTTACTGCAGGGCTTGCGATTTGGATGGTTTTTGGTAGCTTAGCTAGCCGAACAAATATTATTGAAAAAATAGAAAGCATATCACCAGCAGTATTTATTTTCGTTATTTTTATTGCTGCCATAGTTACCATTTTCCAAATCAGTAAAATACAAAAAAGAGGTGTAAATTATGAATTTAACCGTTGATAATGTTTCTAAAAACTTCGGAAATAAAACGGCTTTAGATCATATAAATTTGGAATTCACAACCGGTGTTTACGGAATCTTGGGAGCGAACGGTTCAGGGAAAACAACATTAATGCGAATTCTTGCAAGTGTGATAAAGCCAAGCTCCGGACAAGTATTTTTCAATGGCCAAGATGCGGTGATTATGGACCATCAATACCGAGAATTAATTGGATATTTGCCCCAACATGTGGGATTGTATAAGAATTTCACCGCAGAAAAGTTTTTAAAATATGTCGCCACATTAAAAGGATTATCAAAAGGGGAAGCACAAGAAAAAGTCGATGAAGTATTGGCACTAGTCGGACTATTAGATCATCGAAAAGGCAAAGTAGGTAAATTTTCTGGAGGTATGAAGCGGCGTGTTGGCATCGCCCAGGCATTATTGAATGACCCCAGGATTTTAATTGTAGATGAACCAACTGCTGGACTAGATCCGAAGGAAAGGATTCGTTTTAGAAATTTGATATCCAAAATATCTACTAATAGAATTGTCCTTTTATCCACTCATATAGTATCGGATATCGAATTTATCGCTAAAGAAATTCTAGTCCTTAAAGATGGTAGATTGATTGAAAAAGAAACTCCCCAAAAACTATTAAAAGGGATTGAAGATAAAGTGTGGACGGCTTTTGTAAGTGAAGCAGAAATTTCGAACTTTCAATCCAAGTATAAAGTAGGAAATATTGCTCGTGCTCAGGAAAAATTCCAATTGCGAATTATAAGCGATTCAAAACCCCATGTGGATGCAAAAAATGAGGTTCCAAACTTAGAAGACCTATATCTATATTATTTAGATGGAGAGGTGATCGTATAATGCAACTTTTGAAATTTGAATTATATAAAATTTTTAAACAAAAAAGTATCTGGATTACACTCATTATTCTATTAGGCATGTCTTATCTAATTTTGAATTATCCTTATGATCCAAATATAGAAAAAGAGTTATATAAGAAGTGGGAGGGTCCTATTACGGAGGAAAAAGTTAAACTGGCTGAAAGTGAATATGAAGTTTTGCAGTCAAAAGGAACACAACATAGTGTAGATTCAGGAGATAATTACACTGATACTATATTTATAGAGTCGCAAATTCTTAAAAAAATTATGATGGTAGATACGATAAAAAATAATGTTACACAAAGGTTAAACGAACTAGAAGGCGAAAACAGTGTAAAAGCGAATGTGGAAAAGAATATGTTGGAAAAAATAAACCTAAATTATTTTTCCTATTTTACAGGACCTTCGCAAATAGTTATTTTTGTAGCAGACGGTGGTTTCATGGTTCTTGGAGTTATGCTGCTACTTGGATTGTCCCCAATATATTCTAATGAATATAGTTCGAATGTTGATAATTATATATTTAGTTCCAAAAAAGGTAGAAAATCGTTAGCTTGGGCAAAAATGGGTGCATCGCTTATTTATACTCTAATTGTTGTTTTTGTATGGGAAATGTTTAGTTTGCTAATGAATTTCCTCCAACACGGGAATGATGGTTGGAGCACACCGCTTCAATTGTTAACGGCTCCTTATTATAGGGATTCTCCGTATTCTTTTACAGCATTAGAGTACCATTTCGTTCAATTAGGTATACATTTATTAGCAGCATTCGCCTTTGCGTTATTGATTGTATTAATTTCGTCTATTAGTAAAAATTCATTAATCTCCTTTTTTGTTTCATTATCTATTTTCGCAGTACCCATAATCATAGATGGTGTTCAGTGGTTAGAAACGATTCTAGCATTTTCTTACACTGAAGTTTTGAGAGTACAATTTTTATTTAATGAATTTAAAACAGTTGACGTCTTTGGATATCCGATTTCATACCCTGTTTTCGCTTGTTTAATAATGATTATGTTACTACTGATTTCCATTAAGACTGTTTTACAAATAATTAAGCATAAAGAAATCACGTCGTAAAAATCACGGAACTTATATTACGAGATGCCAAATATAATCCTCTCCTAGTTATTACGTTATCGGGCGCTTTTATTGAAAAAGCAAAAATAGAACAGCTTTATTTACTGCGTAGTACAAAAATACTGGTTACAAAATACAATTCATAAAAACGATTATTTTTAGGGTTGATCGTTTTGTCGTATTTGAGACAAAAAACAATAAAAGAAGACTAAAGCCTATTTCCTCGGTACGGGAAAGAAGGGTTAGGCTTTATTATTTCAAAAACAAGGTGACAGCCAATGGTAGATTCCTTGGCAACTGTTGGTAAGAATCATGGCACAAGTTGTGCATTCTTGTCACTGTAATCAGTCTAGAGTATCAACCCATTTTATCTAATAAATCTTTGGATTAAAGGCTATTAGATTCTCATTATTAGTTATAATTGATATATAAAGAAGTAAAATTGGAGGCTAAGGCATGGAAAATGAAAAATGTGACATGGTTCAACCAAATGGTGTTAAGGAAAAGAAATTAGAAGTCGTTGATGGATATACGATAAAGTACCATGCAAACGGAAAAACCATATGGTCAAAGGGGAAAATGGTTGGAGATCATCCAGACGGCTATTGGGAATGGTATCGTGCTGATGGAACAATTAAACGTTCTGGTTATTTTGAAAAAGGTGAGCCTGTTGGTGAATGGATTACTTATGATAGCAAAGGTGAAAAATACAAAACGACTCAGCGTAAATGAGTGAGCAATTCCTAGTAAAGGAGTGAAAAAAATGTTAATAGGTCATATTAAAGAAATTGTTAGACACCCGGTAAAATCTTTTCGTGGAGAAAGTGTACCAAAATCAAGAATAATGGACTATGGTTTATACGGAGACCGTAGTCATGCGTATATAGACGATACAAAAAATGGGGATTTCTTAACCATCACACAATTCCAAGAAATGGTGGGTTATCAAGCGAGATTTGTGGGAGAAGAATCAATGGACGAATATCCTAGAGTCGAAGTAACCACGCCTGAGGGAAAGGTTTTTGATTGGCAAGACCGTGAGTTAATTAGAGAAATGGAAGACAAATCAGAACGAAATATATCTACAAGGCAATATACTCCATCACATGTACCTATTGGACCAATTGCAGTGGAACATGTCCTGCTAGCAACAGATGCTTCATTAGACAAGGTGCAAGAATTATGGGGGAGAGACGAAGTTGATTTGAGACGGTTTCGTCCTAATTTATTTATCTCCTTATTGGACAAGAAACCTTTTATTGAGGAAGAATGGATTGGGCGACGTATTAGGATAGGAACTGAAGTAGAAATGCAATTTGTTGGACATTGTGTAAGGTGTATGATTATTACTGTTAATCCTGATAATGCCGAAAGAGATCCGAGTTTACATAAAACCTTAATCAAAGAAAATAACAATAACTTTGGTGTGTATGCTTCTGTGGTAAAAACAGGTGACATACGTTTAGATGATGAAGTGCATCTTCTTGATTGATGGTTTTGGGGAGCCAAGGGAGAGTTCCATTGGTCTAATATAGAAATCACTAATGGAATAGTCCCTAAGGTCCAAAATCAAGGAATAACTTCAAAAACAGTCCCACGATAAGATCAGTCACTTTACCAAAGGCAAGTTTTCTGACTTCAACTCGAACAAGCGCACGATCGAAGTCAGAAAGAGGCGCTACTCCGAACTGTCTCTATAATCCAAAATCACGGAACAACTTCAAAAACAGTTCCCCGATTCAAATCTGTCACCTTCATCGACCCATTAACACCCATATACAATCTAGTCTGATCCATATTAGCCCCCAGCCCAACATAATAAGCAGATTGATCCCCAAAATCATAATCGGTTTCAATAATACTAAAGTCATTTTGTCTAAAATCTGGTCTTAACCTTGTATAAGCCAAAAACCCTTGATCTGAAGGTTCTTCTTTTCGTGCAAGGTCAGTAAATACAACACTTCCCATTAAAGCGGGGATTTCGTTCCCCATATAGGCCTGCACTCCAGTAAGTGCAGTTCCCCCGAACTTATCGGGGCGTGGATCTTGATGATAATAGCTGGTTAATGGCGGAATTCGCTTTGGTGAGAGTTTAATGGCTTCATTGTAAAAAGCAATGGTTTTCTCATCTAAATTGGAGTTTTCATCACAGTCCTTCAGTATAGGAGTAGGCAAATCACCTTCCCAACCTCTCCAGCCTAGGTTAATATATCCCTCTGAATTGATTTCAGTGTTTCTTGATGAAGCTTGAACAAGCTGCCTAACCGGGATAGGTTTATAATGAACGAATGAAAAGATGGATTCTATCAATTCCTGTCCGACATTCCCGACATATTTAATATACTGATTATAGTACCTTTGATATGAAATCCCAGGAATATTTCGAACCCCTTTAACAATGACTGTGAGTGTTTCTTGAATAGGGATAGGGAGTTCATTAAAGCGTGTGACCACAGGTGGATCATAGATAGAAGTGTTTTTAGTAACATCGATTTCAATAATCTTGCCGGCGATTTCCATATCATCTTGTGCTAAATTAAATGGATCAAAGCCTGATCCACCATCTCCGGTTGTTAACACAAGTTTTCCGGTTTCGGGTGAAAAGGTTAAGCTATTGAAACCATTATGATTGTAAAAAGGTCTCCTTAAGTTAAGCAATGTCCGTCGTCTTTGAGGTTCCCCATTTGTTTGCAAAATCCACTCTTCAACTGTATCAATATGATCGTATTGCGTTTCTCGGTTAGTCCATTTTAAGTTTAAGGTATTTGGCTCACAAGGGTTAGGCTC
Encoded here:
- a CDS encoding M2 family metallopeptidase; the encoded protein is METLQTFLKDFNDRMQELYKEATGASWMAQTTGEPEWAAKLSEAGTRYSLLFSSKDTYEKTKQFLATENVTEIEKRQLQLLLNEMEGNQLPEEVIADLSKRSSELNLLFNTFSPEVDGKKYSANEIRDVLVNSKDQELRKKVWFASKEVGKVVEKDLLELVKKRNEAAQLLGYDNHHQMGFALQELDRDEVFGIFNELIEQSDEAYRSMKKELDERLATKFGISPEEIRPWHYVDPFFQEAPPTDSANLDPFYKGKDIVQITTDTFHSMGIEIDDLYAKSDLFPREKKNPTAFCTDIDREGDVRVLCNLTEDAYWMETNLHEFGHAAYFKYVDSNLPFDLRTVSHTLTTESIAMLFGKMGKDPRWLKRFLQVDEATVDELAPELQKYQQLQMLIAGRWIITFVFFEKELYENPDQDLNALWWKIVNEVQLVTPPDSTDNPDWAAKIHFTLAPVYYQNYLLGELMAAQLLRHIETKISPDFFTKETGEMLINEFFKPAALYDWNEKISRVSGEKLNPTHFVDVYCKTQVKS
- a CDS encoding RNA polymerase sigma factor produces the protein MPDDQELIEEILGGSQAAMEVLTRKYYKSIYAFIYRKVGDKETAYDLTQEVFIKVIQRIQSYSHKGTFKSWLFSIAINHCRDYWGSAYYRHTSLKTELPETLESDEKSIPYIFERKVMREQVRLALASLPDYQKEALILKYFHHMKIKEISKVTNTSVPTVKSRLNQGLNKLAKLLKRGEVDEQEKNGQN
- a CDS encoding ABC transporter ATP-binding protein; the protein is MNLTVDNVSKNFGNKTALDHINLEFTTGVYGILGANGSGKTTLMRILASVIKPSSGQVFFNGQDAVIMDHQYRELIGYLPQHVGLYKNFTAEKFLKYVATLKGLSKGEAQEKVDEVLALVGLLDHRKGKVGKFSGGMKRRVGIAQALLNDPRILIVDEPTAGLDPKERIRFRNLISKISTNRIVLLSTHIVSDIEFIAKEILVLKDGRLIEKETPQKLLKGIEDKVWTAFVSEAEISNFQSKYKVGNIARAQEKFQLRIISDSKPHVDAKNEVPNLEDLYLYYLDGEVIV
- a CDS encoding MOSC domain-containing protein, which produces MLIGHIKEIVRHPVKSFRGESVPKSRIMDYGLYGDRSHAYIDDTKNGDFLTITQFQEMVGYQARFVGEESMDEYPRVEVTTPEGKVFDWQDRELIREMEDKSERNISTRQYTPSHVPIGPIAVEHVLLATDASLDKVQELWGRDEVDLRRFRPNLFISLLDKKPFIEEEWIGRRIRIGTEVEMQFVGHCVRCMIITVNPDNAERDPSLHKTLIKENNNNFGVYASVVKTGDIRLDDEVHLLD
- a CDS encoding PQQ-dependent sugar dehydrogenase, which translates into the protein MKKVKVRLRPIVNNINLPTVMKTTVLPGDSVERLFIATQVGEIFYIGSGEVKTFLDIRQRVIKLGESKGGYDERGLLGLAFHPQFYYNGLFYLHYSKAGTQGPGAPHDSYEPNPCEPNTLNLKWTNRETQYDHIDTVEEWILQTNGEPQRRRTLLNLRRPFYNHNGFNSLTFSPETGKLVLTTGDGGSGFDPFNLAQDDMEIAGKIIEIDVTKNTSIYDPPVVTRFNELPIPIQETLTVIVKGVRNIPGISYQRYYNQYIKYVGNVGQELIESIFSFVHYKPIPVRQLVQASSRNTEINSEGYINLGWRGWEGDLPTPILKDCDENSNLDEKTIAFYNEAIKLSPKRIPPLTSYYHQDPRPDKFGGTALTGVQAYMGNEIPALMGSVVFTDLARKEEPSDQGFLAYTRLRPDFRQNDFSIIETDYDFGDQSAYYVGLGANMDQTRLYMGVNGSMKVTDLNRGTVFEVVP